CCGCCAGATCCTCGACCTCGCGCTCCACCGCGTAGGGCTCCGTGTCACCGCTCTCCCCACGGCCCCGGCGGTCGTACACGGTGACGTCGAGACGGTCCGCCAGCGCGGCGGCCAGCGGCGCGACCGTGGCCCCCGTGGACATCGCGCCGCTGACCAGGACGGCCGCGAGCCCCTGCCCGGTGCGTTCGTAGGCGATGCGCGTGCCGTCGCGCGAAAGAGTGTGCTCCATGCCTGAGCAGACTGCCCTACGGCACGCGCTCCACCGCTCAGGACACGAGGCGGTCAGGACACCTCGACGTCGTAGAAGCAGAGGTGGTCCTTGATCTCCCGCACCTCCGGCTTCGGGTCCGGGTACGCCCAGACGACGTCCGCCGCGTCCGGGAGCGACCAGTAGGACGCGTCGCCCTTGAACGGGCAGTGGGTGCGGGTGGCGGACGGCGTCAGCAGGTCGAGCCGTACGTCCTCGGCCGGGATGTAGTACCGGTCGGGACAGCCCGTCTCGCGCAGGACCAGCGCCCCCTCGCTCTCCGCGAGTACCTGGTCGCCGTGGACCGCGCGTACGTGGTGGTCGCTCGGCTCGACGGTGATGCGGTGTCCCCTGGTCACGACGGTCCTCCTCGGTCGGCAACGGCCTCGGTCGCTACAGCGCGCCCGGAAGCCGGGTTCTTCCCCGTGGCGCGCCGAACGTACCGTGGCCCCATGAACATCTGCGTCTTCCTCTCCGCCGCCGACCTCGACGAGCGCTACACGCGTCCCGCGAAGGAGTTCGCCGAACTGCTCGGAAAGGGCGGTCACACCCTGGTGTGGGGTGGTTCGGACGTCGGCCTGATGAAGGTGGTCGCCGACGGCGTGCAGGAGGCCGGGGGGCGCCTGCTCGGCGTGTCGGTGGACTTCCTGGCGGCCACGGCGCGCCAGGGCGCCGACGAGATGGTGATCGCCAAGGACCTCGCCGAGCGCAAGCGGCTGCTGCTGGAGAAGGCGGACGCCGTGGTGATCATGGTGGGCGGCACCGGCACCCTGGACGAGGCGACGGAGATCCTGGAGCTGAAGAAGCACGGGCACACCGACAAGCCGGTCGTCCTGCTCAACACGGCGGGCTTCTACGACGGACTCCGGGAGCAGTTCCGCCGCATGGAGGACGAGGGCTTCCTGCCGCGTCCCCTCACCGAGCTGGTGTTCTTCGCCGAGGAGCCGGTCGGGGCGCTCGCCTACCTGGAGGAGAGCCAGGGCATCGAGTGAGTCCGCGGTGATGCGAGCATGGCGGGCATGGCTACACATGTGATCACCGGAGCGGGCTCCGGCATCGGCGCGGCCGTGACCCGCCGCCTGCACGAGCGCGGCGACGAGGTCGTGCTGCACGCGCGCGACGCGGGCCGTGCCAAGGAACTGGCCGCCGTGTTCCCCGGAGCGAAGACGCTGGTCGGCGACCTCGCGGACCCCGACAAGCTCTCCTGGGCCCTCTCGCACCAGACGCTGCCCGGGCGGGTGGACTCGTTGCTGCACATCGCCGGGGTGGTCGACCTCGCTCCGGTCGGCGACCTCACCCCGAAGACGTGGCGCCACCAGCTCAACGTCAACCTGGTCGCCCCCGCCGAGCTGACCCGCCTCCTCCTGCCGCAGCTGCGCGTCGCCCAGGGCCAGGTGGTCTTCGTCAACTCCGGCTCCGGCCTCAACGCCCACGTCGGCTGGTCCGCCTACGCCGCCTCCAAGCACGGCCTGAAGGCGCTGGCCGACTCCCTGCGCCAGGAGGAGCACGCGAACGGCGTGCGCGTCACCTCGGTCTACCCCGGGCGCACCGCCAGCCCCATGCAGGCCAAGGTGCACCAGCAGGAGGGCAAGGAGTACGACCCCTCGAAGTGGATCGACCCCGAGTCCGTGGCCACGACGATCCTGATGGCCCTGGACCTGCCGCGGGACGCGGAGGTCAACGACCTGACGGTGCGGCCGGGGCGGTGACGGCGCCGGGCCGTTCGGCAGGCTGCCGCGGTGACTCCGTAGGCTGCTGCGGTGACTGAAAACAGCCAGCCCGCCTTCGGCCCCGCCACCGGCATCGGTTCCCTGCCGGGTCAGGACGCCCGCGAGGCCGTGAAGACCGCCACCGGCACCTTCGAGGACTTCCCCCACCTCCCCGAACTGCCCGCCCGCGGGCCCGGTGCCGACATGATCGGCCGCACCGCCGGCATGCTCGTCGAGCTGTACGCGCGCGTGGAACCCAGCGGCTGGCGGCTCGGCGACCGGCCGGGACGGGACACCAAGCGGGCCCGTGCCTGGCTCCGCGAGGACCTCGACGCCCTGGAGGAGTTCACCCAGGGCTACGAGGGACCGGTGAAGGTCCAGGCCGTCGGCCCCTGGACGCTCGCCGCCGCGCTGGAGCTCAGGAACGGGGAGGCGGTCCTCTCCGACGCCGGCGCCTGCCGCGACCTCGCCGCCTCGCTCGCCGAGGGACTGCGCCTGCACCTCGCCGAGGTCCGGCGCCGGCTGCCCGGCGCCCGGCCCGTGCTCCAGCTCGACGAGCCGTCCCTCACCGCCGTCCTGCGCGGCCAGGTGCGCAGCGCCAGCGGCTACCGCACCCACCGGGCCGTCGACCGGCAGGTCGTCGAGGGCGCCCTGCGCGACACCGCCGCGGTGCACGGCGACGGCCCCGTCGTGGTCCACTCCTGCGCACCCGACGTGCCGTTCGCCCTGCTGCGCCGCGCGGGCGTCGCGGGCGTCTCCTTCGACTTCTCGCTCCTCACCGAGCGTGACGACGAGGCGATCGGCGAGGCGGTCGAGAGCGGCACCAGGCTGTTCGCCGGTGTCGTGCCCGGCACGGACACCGCATTGTCAGACCCTGCCGGTAGCGTCATGGGTGTCAGGACGCTGTGGCGCAGGCTGGGGCTGCATCCGGGGCTGCTCGCGGAGGCGGTGACGGTCACCCCGTCGTGCGGACTCGCGGGCGCGTCCCCCGAGTACGCCCGCCGGGCGCTCGCCCACTGCGCCCGGGCGGCGAGATCCCTCGCGGACAACCCAGAGTAACGGGAGGACCACACGGTGGCCGGCGACAAGCAAGCGGAGACGACGAGCGTGCCCGCCGAGGCGCGCGAGAAGCACGTGCAGCTCGCTGAGCAGATCGAGGAGCACCGCTTCCGGTACTACGTGAAGGACGCCCCGGTCGTCAGCGACGCGGACTTCGACCGGCTGCTGCGCTCCCTGGAGGAGCTGGAGGAGGAGTACCCGGAGCTGCGCACCCCGGACTCCCCGACCCAGAAGGTGGCCGGGTCCTACGAGACCGAGTTCACGGCCGTGGAGCACCGCTCCCGCATGCTCTCCCTCGACAACACCTTCAACGACGAGGAACTCGCCGCCTGGACCGAGCGCATCGCCAAGGAACTCGGCGAGCAGGAGTACCACTTCCTCTGCGAGCTGAAGGTCGACGGACTCGCCGTCAACCTCACCTACGAGCGCGGCCGCCTCGTGCGCGCGGCCACCCGCGGCGACGGCCGCACCGGCGAGGACATCACGCCCAACGTCCGGACCATCGCCGACATCCCCGAGCGCCTGCGGGGCGACGAGGTCCCCGACCTGGTGGAGATCCGCGGCGAGGTCTACTTCCCGATGGAGAAGTTCCAGGAGCTCAACGCCCGGTTGAACGAGGCGGGGGACAAGCCCTTCGCCAACCCGCGCAACGCGGCGGCCGGTTCACTGCGCCAGAAGGACCCGCGCGTCACCGCCACCCGCCCGCTGCACATGGTGGTCCACGGCATCGGCGTCCTGGAGGGCTTCAAGGGCATGACCCGCCTCTCCCAGGGCTACGACCTGCTCAAGTCCTGGGGCCTGCCCACCTCCCCGCACAACCGGGTGGTCGACGGCCTCGACGGCGTCCGCGAGTTCATCGCCCACTACGGCGAGAACCGCCACTCCGTGGCGCACGAGATCGACGGCGTCGTCGTCAAGCTCGACGAGATCCGCCTCCAGGGCCGGCTCGGCTCGACCGCGCGCGCACCGCGCTGGGCCATCGCCTACAAGTACGCGCCGGAGGAGGTCAACACCAAGCTCGTCGACATCAAGGTCGGCGTCGGCCGCACCGGCCGCGTCACGCCGTACGCGCAGGTCGAGCCGGTCACCGTGGCCGGCAGCGAGGTGGAGTTCGCCACGCTGCACAACCAGGAGGTCGTCAAGGCCAAGGGCGTCCTCATCGGCGACACCGTCGTGCTGCGCAAGGCCGGTGACGTGATCCCGGAGATCCTCGGACCGGTCGCCGACCTGAGGGACGGCAGCGAGCGGGAGTTCGTGATGCCGGCCGAGTGCCCCGAGTGCGGGACGCCGCTGAAGGCCATGAAGGAGGGCGACATCGACCTCCGCTGCCCCAACGCCCGCAAGTGCCCGGCCCAGTTGCGCGGCCGGCTCTCCTACCTCGCCGGCCGCGAGTGCCTGGACATCGAGCACTTCGGCGACGTGGTGGCCGCCGCGCTGACCGCGCCGCTGGAACCGGCCGAACCGCCGCTGGTGGACGAGGGGGACGTCTTCGACCTCACCGTCGAGAAGCTGCTGCCCATCAGGGCGTACGTCCTCGACCCGGACAGCGGGCTGCCCAAGCGCGACCCCAAGACGGGCGAGGAGAAGATCGCCACGGTCTTCGCCAACAAGGAGGGCGAGCCCAAGAAGAACACCCTCGCCCTGCTGAAGCACATCGAGGAAGCCAAGACCCGCCCGCTGGCCCGCTTCCTCAACGGCCTGTCCATCCGGTACGTGGGCCCCGTCGCCGCACAGGCGCTGGCGCGGGAGTTCCGCTCCATCGACCGCATCGAGCAGGCGACCGAACAGGAGCTGGCGACCGCGGAAGGCGTGGGCGACACCATCGCCGCCGCCGTCAAGGAGTGGTTCGCCGAGGAGTGGCACCGCGAGATCGTCCGCAAGTGGAAGGCGGCCGGAGTCCCGCTGGAGGACCGGTCGACCGGCGAGGACGAGGGCCCGCGCCCGCTCGAAGGGCTCACCGTCGTCGTCACCGGCACCCTGGAGAACTTCACCCGGGACGGAGCCAAGGACGCCCTGCAGAGCCGGGGCGCGAAGGTGACCGGATCGGTCTCCAAGAAGACGTCGTTCGTCGTGGTCGGCGACAACCCCGGGTCGAAGTACGACAAGGCGATGCAACTGAAGGTGCCGGTCCTGGACGAGGACGGTTTCACCGTCCTGCTCGAACAGGGACCCGAAGCGGCGGCCGGAGCGGCGCTTTCGGCCGAGGAATAGCGGTTGAAGGCCACCCGTTCGGCGCATACCAGATGCATACGGGTGGCCGGGTCGCATTCGGGCAACCGTCGGTGACCGGTGCCCCAGGAAGCCTTCCGCGGCCTACTGTTGAGATGTGCGCCTGCCGTGCCCAGCTGCGGTCGGGGCATTCTCCTGCCCCTGAGGGACAGGGGGAAAGGATGTCCGACGCGGAGCCGTTGATGGTGGTCGAGGCGGGGTCCGCGTGGCGTGGGCACCGCCGGCTGTGAGAGGGACGGGAATGGAACCGAC
This region of Streptomyces ambofaciens ATCC 23877 genomic DNA includes:
- a CDS encoding DUF427 domain-containing protein, translated to MTRGHRITVEPSDHHVRAVHGDQVLAESEGALVLRETGCPDRYYIPAEDVRLDLLTPSATRTHCPFKGDASYWSLPDAADVVWAYPDPKPEVREIKDHLCFYDVEVS
- a CDS encoding SDR family oxidoreductase — translated: MAGMATHVITGAGSGIGAAVTRRLHERGDEVVLHARDAGRAKELAAVFPGAKTLVGDLADPDKLSWALSHQTLPGRVDSLLHIAGVVDLAPVGDLTPKTWRHQLNVNLVAPAELTRLLLPQLRVAQGQVVFVNSGSGLNAHVGWSAYAASKHGLKALADSLRQEEHANGVRVTSVYPGRTASPMQAKVHQQEGKEYDPSKWIDPESVATTILMALDLPRDAEVNDLTVRPGR
- a CDS encoding methionine synthase, with product MTENSQPAFGPATGIGSLPGQDAREAVKTATGTFEDFPHLPELPARGPGADMIGRTAGMLVELYARVEPSGWRLGDRPGRDTKRARAWLREDLDALEEFTQGYEGPVKVQAVGPWTLAAALELRNGEAVLSDAGACRDLAASLAEGLRLHLAEVRRRLPGARPVLQLDEPSLTAVLRGQVRSASGYRTHRAVDRQVVEGALRDTAAVHGDGPVVVHSCAPDVPFALLRRAGVAGVSFDFSLLTERDDEAIGEAVESGTRLFAGVVPGTDTALSDPAGSVMGVRTLWRRLGLHPGLLAEAVTVTPSCGLAGASPEYARRALAHCARAARSLADNPE
- the ligA gene encoding NAD-dependent DNA ligase LigA: MAGDKQAETTSVPAEAREKHVQLAEQIEEHRFRYYVKDAPVVSDADFDRLLRSLEELEEEYPELRTPDSPTQKVAGSYETEFTAVEHRSRMLSLDNTFNDEELAAWTERIAKELGEQEYHFLCELKVDGLAVNLTYERGRLVRAATRGDGRTGEDITPNVRTIADIPERLRGDEVPDLVEIRGEVYFPMEKFQELNARLNEAGDKPFANPRNAAAGSLRQKDPRVTATRPLHMVVHGIGVLEGFKGMTRLSQGYDLLKSWGLPTSPHNRVVDGLDGVREFIAHYGENRHSVAHEIDGVVVKLDEIRLQGRLGSTARAPRWAIAYKYAPEEVNTKLVDIKVGVGRTGRVTPYAQVEPVTVAGSEVEFATLHNQEVVKAKGVLIGDTVVLRKAGDVIPEILGPVADLRDGSEREFVMPAECPECGTPLKAMKEGDIDLRCPNARKCPAQLRGRLSYLAGRECLDIEHFGDVVAAALTAPLEPAEPPLVDEGDVFDLTVEKLLPIRAYVLDPDSGLPKRDPKTGEEKIATVFANKEGEPKKNTLALLKHIEEAKTRPLARFLNGLSIRYVGPVAAQALAREFRSIDRIEQATEQELATAEGVGDTIAAAVKEWFAEEWHREIVRKWKAAGVPLEDRSTGEDEGPRPLEGLTVVVTGTLENFTRDGAKDALQSRGAKVTGSVSKKTSFVVVGDNPGSKYDKAMQLKVPVLDEDGFTVLLEQGPEAAAGAALSAEE
- a CDS encoding TIGR00730 family Rossman fold protein, coding for MNICVFLSAADLDERYTRPAKEFAELLGKGGHTLVWGGSDVGLMKVVADGVQEAGGRLLGVSVDFLAATARQGADEMVIAKDLAERKRLLLEKADAVVIMVGGTGTLDEATEILELKKHGHTDKPVVLLNTAGFYDGLREQFRRMEDEGFLPRPLTELVFFAEEPVGALAYLEESQGIE